One segment of Hippopotamus amphibius kiboko isolate mHipAmp2 chromosome 2, mHipAmp2.hap2, whole genome shotgun sequence DNA contains the following:
- the AK3 gene encoding GTP:AMP phosphotransferase AK3, mitochondrial isoform X1: protein MGASARLLRAAIMGAPGSGKGTVSSRITKHFELKHLSSGDLLRDNMLRGTEIGVLAKTFIDQGKLIPDDVMTRLVLHELKNLTQYSWLLDGFPRTLPQAEALDRSYQIDTVINLNVPFEVIKQRLTARWIHPGSGRVYNIEFNPPKTMGIDDLTGEPLIQREDDRPETVVKRLKAYEAQTEPVLEYYRKKGVLETFSGTETNKIWPHVYAFLQTKVPQVNQKTSVTP from the exons ATGGGGGCGTCTGCGCGGCTACTGCGCGCGGCTATCATGGGGGCGCCGGGCTCCGGCAAGGGCACCGTGTCCTCGCGCATCACCAAACACTTCGAGCTGAAGCACCTCTCCAGCGGGGACCTGCTCCGAGACAACATGCTTCGGGGCACAG AAATTGGTGTGTTAGCCAAGACTTTCATTGATCAAGGGAAGCTCATCCCAGATGATGTCATGACTCGGTTGGTTCTTCATGAGCTGAAAAATCTCACCCAATATAGCTGGCTACTGGATG GTTTTCCAAGGACACTTCCACAGGCAGAAGCCCTGGATAGATCCTATCAGATAGACACAGTGATTAATCTGAATGTGCCCTTTGAGGTCATCAAACAACGCCTCACTGCTCGCTGGATTCATCCAGGCAGCGGCCGCGTCTACAACATCGAATTCAACCCTCCCAAAACCATG GGCATTGATGATCTGACTGGGGAGCCTCTCATTCAGCGTGAGGATGATAGACCAGAGACGGTTGTCAAGAGACTGAAGGCTTACGAAGCCCAGACAGAGCCCGTCCTGGAATACTACCG GAAAAAAGGGGTGTTGGAAACATTCTCTGGAACAGAAACCAATAAGATCTGGCCACATGTATATGCTTTCCTACAAACAAAAGTTCCACAGGTAAACCAGAAAACGTCAGTTACTCCATGA
- the AK3 gene encoding GTP:AMP phosphotransferase AK3, mitochondrial isoform X2, producing MTRLVLHELKNLTQYSWLLDGFPRTLPQAEALDRSYQIDTVINLNVPFEVIKQRLTARWIHPGSGRVYNIEFNPPKTMGIDDLTGEPLIQREDDRPETVVKRLKAYEAQTEPVLEYYRKKGVLETFSGTETNKIWPHVYAFLQTKVPQVNQKTSVTP from the exons ATGACTCGGTTGGTTCTTCATGAGCTGAAAAATCTCACCCAATATAGCTGGCTACTGGATG GTTTTCCAAGGACACTTCCACAGGCAGAAGCCCTGGATAGATCCTATCAGATAGACACAGTGATTAATCTGAATGTGCCCTTTGAGGTCATCAAACAACGCCTCACTGCTCGCTGGATTCATCCAGGCAGCGGCCGCGTCTACAACATCGAATTCAACCCTCCCAAAACCATG GGCATTGATGATCTGACTGGGGAGCCTCTCATTCAGCGTGAGGATGATAGACCAGAGACGGTTGTCAAGAGACTGAAGGCTTACGAAGCCCAGACAGAGCCCGTCCTGGAATACTACCG GAAAAAAGGGGTGTTGGAAACATTCTCTGGAACAGAAACCAATAAGATCTGGCCACATGTATATGCTTTCCTACAAACAAAAGTTCCACAGGTAAACCAGAAAACGTCAGTTACTCCATGA